A genomic segment from Leptospira fainei serovar Hurstbridge str. BUT 6 encodes:
- a CDS encoding LIC_20196 family exoprotein, which yields MRLAASCIMIFSFLLLPVEALTPPPSLESQVTHSDFIALARLSNVKESKISANSVSVTANIEVLKPIKGGSNLPTRFDLAFLVFPEYFGKWLKAPPQEGDYILFLIKKKVKDSKGKETEVVALYEPHPYAFREYSKELEEKIRAEIKN from the coding sequence ATTCGTCTGGCAGCTTCCTGTATTATGATCTTTAGCTTTCTTCTTCTCCCTGTAGAAGCCCTGACTCCTCCTCCTTCTTTGGAATCGCAGGTAACTCATTCCGATTTTATAGCTCTCGCAAGATTATCCAACGTTAAGGAAAGCAAGATTTCCGCGAATTCGGTATCGGTAACCGCAAATATAGAAGTGTTAAAGCCGATAAAAGGCGGTTCGAATTTGCCGACAAGATTCGACTTAGCATTTCTCGTTTTTCCGGAATATTTCGGGAAATGGCTGAAGGCCCCTCCGCAAGAAGGAGATTATATTCTTTTTTTAATTAAGAAAAAAGTAAAGGATAGCAAGGGAAAAGAGACGGAAGTTGTCGCTCTCTACGAACCTCATCCTTACGCCTTTCGAGAATACTCGAAAGAGTTGGAAGAAAAAATTCGAGCCGAAATCAAAAACTAA
- a CDS encoding C1 family peptidase, whose translation MKMFRKISVLISTLLLAGNGIFGQPAKFPGLGMKQEPFELLSSLKEANPNRISHRGMASSVDLSDSMPPVGDQGQQSSCVAWSTAYATKSFQEYTERKGRGNWSLKTPDGSPNYSSIFSPAFIYNQINGGRDNGSLISDAMKLVVETGAATWDAMPYNPNDYLTRPPQSAFDVATKYKAKEFLRVRQTDPMEVKNQLAQGRPVVAGILVYENFMNLKGKDIYKEGVGKAYGGHAISIVGYDDSQNAFKFINSWSTQWGDQGYGYIDYKWFTKVCQSAFVLVDEVASVQEEPTPAQTNDNKPLPPEKTKPVPPKEVSASQGSYSDRVQITWESITGAIGYEIYRKGPGDSAFSKIGLSQTNGFTDDGIQKDTAYAYKITTLTDSDSSDQSDGEAIGYAKSEEQKAPAKVVGLKASQGQFSNKIDMTWEAMEGVAEYSVYKWSATQKKYILIGKSKTNSYSDNGAAKNGSTELYVVSATNGGKTGDPSDAASGSTAKADSKPPKPVGLIATKGLYNSKVELRWQKVSGASRYLIYRYNTGGLFGSGTWSKLAEEAKENFVDEKLPAQYAFYAVAAVNKNGLAGPFSDYAYGYIDPNKHRGERLPSPTGLKGNLDAKNNKITLKWEPVKGASEYYVYRKKRGSSSWDFISSANAKSSLFTADIPEKESFFLYTVTAKTDLGGESEYASPVSAVLSAAKPAKLMRAFGGDSTLEKFKGPWTAMSWDGSKGVNQVLLEIESQDNVNYVVKFNKQKIFEGKYVENSPIIDKDGKFRIEIEKTGDALSVTLKDNAIINQKSTLSFLKE comes from the coding sequence ATGAAAATGTTCAGAAAAATTTCCGTTTTAATATCGACTTTACTGCTCGCCGGGAACGGCATATTCGGGCAACCGGCGAAATTTCCCGGATTAGGAATGAAGCAGGAGCCGTTCGAGCTCCTGTCTTCTCTTAAAGAAGCTAATCCAAATCGAATCTCTCATCGCGGAATGGCCTCCAGCGTCGACCTCTCGGATTCGATGCCGCCGGTGGGTGACCAAGGCCAACAAAGCTCCTGCGTGGCTTGGTCCACGGCCTATGCGACGAAATCGTTTCAGGAATATACCGAGAGGAAAGGAAGAGGTAATTGGAGCTTAAAAACTCCGGACGGTTCCCCGAACTATTCCTCCATCTTTTCACCGGCATTCATTTACAATCAAATCAACGGCGGAAGGGATAACGGCTCGTTAATTTCGGATGCCATGAAATTGGTCGTGGAAACCGGAGCCGCCACTTGGGACGCAATGCCCTATAACCCCAATGATTATCTGACTAGGCCGCCCCAATCCGCGTTCGACGTAGCTACTAAATACAAGGCCAAGGAATTTCTAAGGGTTCGCCAAACGGATCCGATGGAAGTAAAGAATCAACTCGCCCAAGGGAGACCTGTAGTCGCCGGAATTCTCGTTTATGAGAATTTCATGAACCTAAAGGGGAAAGACATTTATAAGGAAGGTGTCGGTAAAGCGTACGGCGGACATGCGATTTCCATCGTCGGCTACGACGATTCTCAAAACGCATTCAAATTCATTAATTCATGGAGCACTCAATGGGGAGACCAGGGTTACGGATACATCGACTATAAGTGGTTTACGAAAGTCTGTCAATCCGCCTTCGTTCTAGTTGACGAGGTAGCGAGCGTTCAGGAAGAACCGACACCGGCTCAGACTAACGATAATAAACCTCTTCCGCCTGAGAAAACCAAACCTGTGCCTCCGAAAGAAGTTTCCGCGTCGCAAGGATCCTACTCCGACCGAGTACAAATCACTTGGGAAAGCATTACAGGTGCTATAGGTTACGAAATTTATCGGAAGGGACCCGGAGATTCCGCATTTTCCAAAATCGGACTTTCGCAGACCAACGGATTCACGGACGACGGCATCCAAAAAGATACTGCTTACGCGTATAAAATCACAACTCTTACGGACTCGGATTCTTCGGACCAATCGGACGGAGAAGCAATCGGCTATGCGAAGTCGGAGGAACAGAAAGCGCCTGCAAAAGTTGTGGGCCTGAAAGCTAGTCAGGGTCAATTTTCAAATAAAATCGATATGACTTGGGAAGCGATGGAAGGAGTCGCCGAATACTCCGTCTATAAATGGAGCGCGACGCAAAAGAAATATATTCTAATCGGAAAAAGTAAAACCAATTCCTATTCGGATAATGGCGCGGCAAAGAACGGAAGCACCGAACTTTATGTAGTTTCAGCGACTAACGGCGGAAAGACGGGAGACCCTTCCGACGCCGCCTCGGGAAGCACGGCAAAAGCCGATTCCAAACCTCCAAAACCCGTCGGCCTGATCGCGACGAAGGGTTTGTATAATAGTAAAGTCGAACTTCGTTGGCAGAAAGTTAGCGGAGCATCGCGGTATTTGATTTATCGCTATAATACCGGAGGGCTTTTCGGTAGCGGGACTTGGTCGAAACTAGCGGAAGAGGCAAAAGAGAATTTCGTGGATGAAAAGCTTCCCGCCCAGTATGCGTTCTATGCGGTAGCGGCCGTAAACAAAAACGGTTTAGCAGGGCCTTTTTCGGACTACGCTTACGGTTATATCGATCCTAACAAACATAGAGGGGAAAGGCTTCCTTCTCCGACCGGTTTGAAAGGGAATTTAGACGCAAAAAATAATAAGATCACGCTAAAATGGGAACCTGTTAAGGGCGCCTCGGAGTATTATGTTTATCGCAAGAAGCGCGGATCGTCCTCCTGGGATTTCATATCTTCCGCCAACGCAAAGAGTTCCCTATTTACCGCGGATATCCCTGAAAAGGAAAGCTTCTTCTTGTATACGGTTACGGCCAAAACGGACCTTGGAGGAGAAAGCGAATATGCCTCGCCCGTTTCGGCGGTACTTTCCGCGGCAAAACCCGCAAAATTGATGCGAGCTTTCGGCGGGGATTCTACTTTAGAGAAATTTAAAGGACCGTGGACTGCGATGTCATGGGACGGATCGAAGGGAGTCAACCAAGTCTTACTGGAGATCGAGAGTCAAGATAACGTTAATTACGTCGTAAAGTTTAATAAACAGAAGATTTTCGAAGGAAAATACGTTGAAAATAGTCCGATCATAGATAAGGACGGAAAATTCCGGATTGAAATCGAAAAAACCGGAGATGCGCTTTCGGTTACTTTGAAAGATAACGCGATTATCAATCAGAAATCCACCTTAAGCTTTCTGAAAGAATAA
- a CDS encoding EAL domain-containing protein, protein MTDSQNLRLRSFDFGDLEQFKTVFINENRGKPIFLLRFQSISVISLVEFIQLVPQKIAEVEPSHREFLRYYTYGDKKNLLIGVAPLDNSGFENQANFDAAIGRFHDNAVRNGSLNFDFGIGRTQCNFISYVEEIFRELESSSLKNLKDNLVRWSWTYLNRVNDYFASDRPDAVIQPIIHYNHRDHTFSMKGGEVFVGGEAYAGYADLIRDIPHDQDLNRIELLILEKLIMSCNGSPGLLKFNISPQTLIDTFDTDEKVTRFHELLLKQNLNPQNIRMELIEKPYEEGEATLKSVCRRFWNFGISFAADDFGVKSQSHQVVLDLGEMIKEFKLDPISFKFKADQDLTKFLDNLAFIDYCRRLSDNREAIITAEALEDIDSLNFLITHQVYYFQANLFCRKIWIQDYKDRFMEMQKLPESAVTTILSSVELTQRLKEIGNIFTLAREVELI, encoded by the coding sequence ATGACAGATTCCCAAAACCTCAGACTAAGGTCCTTTGATTTTGGGGACTTAGAACAGTTCAAAACTGTTTTTATTAACGAGAATCGAGGAAAACCTATATTCCTCCTTAGATTCCAAAGTATTTCCGTAATTTCTCTCGTTGAATTCATCCAACTCGTTCCGCAAAAGATCGCAGAAGTAGAACCCTCTCATCGCGAATTTCTTCGTTATTATACTTACGGAGATAAAAAGAATTTATTGATCGGGGTTGCCCCTCTTGATAATTCCGGATTTGAGAACCAGGCCAATTTCGATGCCGCGATCGGAAGGTTTCATGATAACGCCGTTCGAAACGGAAGTTTAAATTTTGATTTCGGAATTGGCCGAACCCAATGTAATTTCATATCCTATGTAGAGGAAATCTTTCGAGAGTTAGAATCTTCCTCCTTAAAAAATTTAAAGGACAATCTGGTTCGCTGGAGCTGGACCTATTTAAATCGCGTAAACGATTATTTTGCGAGCGATCGCCCCGACGCGGTTATTCAACCGATTATTCATTATAATCACAGGGATCATACTTTCTCGATGAAGGGTGGCGAGGTCTTTGTCGGAGGGGAGGCCTATGCCGGTTATGCAGACCTAATACGCGACATTCCTCACGATCAGGACTTAAACAGAATCGAACTTTTGATTCTCGAAAAATTGATCATGTCCTGCAATGGATCGCCGGGTTTATTGAAGTTCAATATTTCTCCTCAGACGCTGATCGATACCTTCGATACCGACGAGAAAGTTACCCGATTCCACGAGCTTCTACTAAAGCAAAATTTGAATCCCCAGAATATTCGTATGGAGCTGATAGAAAAACCGTACGAAGAAGGCGAGGCCACCCTTAAATCCGTATGCAGAAGGTTCTGGAATTTCGGAATCAGCTTTGCGGCGGACGATTTCGGAGTCAAAAGTCAAAGTCATCAAGTCGTGTTGGACTTGGGAGAAATGATTAAGGAATTTAAATTAGATCCTATCAGCTTCAAATTTAAAGCCGATCAGGACTTGACCAAATTCTTGGATAACCTTGCGTTCATAGATTATTGCCGTCGACTGTCCGATAACCGGGAAGCGATTATTACCGCAGAAGCTCTAGAAGATATAGATTCGTTGAATTTCTTGATCACTCACCAAGTATACTATTTCCAGGCGAATTTGTTTTGTCGCAAAATTTGGATTCAGGACTATAAGGACCGATTCATGGAGATGCAAAAGCTTCCGGAGAGCGCCGTCACGACGATACTCAGCTCCGTCGAATTGACCCAAAGGTTGAAGGAAATCGGAAATATCTTCACGCTTGCTAGAGAAGTTGAATTGATTTAA
- a CDS encoding UTP--glucose-1-phosphate uridylyltransferase: protein MDSMKAESDALIQAKMLKAGLSSEFISDFLSKVDEVRNGETGIVKWEEVGDLDSATDEISLESIESKGKPNQSVLNELVVIKLNGGLGTSMGLSGPKSLIEIKNGMSFLEIVARQIEFIRKEYKIEVPLLLMDSFSTLEQSQAELKRIGFSQSFPTSFLQHKVPRLLKNSLKPLEFPGDENEEWCPPGHGDIWFTLLETGILDSLIEKGYKIAFVSNGDNLGATVHPGILRYMMEEELEFCMEMTPKTLADKKGGAIFRRTVNGKKLNYQLLETAQVPQDHMHEFEGVSKFRSFSTNNLWIRLDALKERLVSGKFYLSLIVNPKKVEGQEVLQLETAMGSAIQNFPKAKGIIIPRDRFAPVKKCEDYLVRRSDAYTLNSDFSITMTEERKSAGLGEVIVQMDDNYYKKINDFTSRMKVLPSLVRCTSLRVEGDILFDVPLEIEGDVTISNPNKFQKKVSELGKNRISGETIRFRFT, encoded by the coding sequence ATGGATTCGATGAAAGCGGAATCGGATGCACTGATTCAAGCGAAGATGCTTAAGGCCGGGCTTTCTTCAGAATTCATTTCGGACTTTTTGTCGAAAGTCGACGAGGTTCGAAATGGAGAAACAGGAATCGTAAAGTGGGAAGAGGTCGGAGATCTAGACTCGGCTACGGACGAAATTTCTCTCGAATCAATCGAATCAAAAGGTAAGCCAAACCAGTCCGTTTTAAACGAGCTCGTAGTTATTAAATTGAACGGCGGATTAGGAACGAGCATGGGATTGTCCGGCCCAAAATCTCTTATAGAAATCAAGAACGGAATGTCTTTTTTAGAGATCGTTGCTCGGCAGATCGAGTTTATTCGCAAAGAGTATAAGATCGAAGTTCCGTTGCTGCTTATGGACAGTTTCAGCACTTTGGAACAAAGTCAGGCCGAGTTAAAGCGAATCGGATTTTCCCAATCTTTCCCGACAAGCTTCCTGCAGCATAAAGTCCCCAGGCTCCTAAAAAATAGCCTAAAGCCGTTGGAGTTCCCCGGTGATGAAAATGAGGAATGGTGTCCCCCTGGCCACGGTGATATTTGGTTCACACTTCTTGAAACCGGCATCTTAGATTCGTTGATTGAGAAAGGATATAAAATCGCTTTCGTCTCTAATGGAGATAATCTAGGAGCCACGGTCCATCCTGGAATCTTACGATACATGATGGAGGAAGAACTGGAATTCTGCATGGAAATGACTCCGAAAACCCTTGCCGATAAGAAAGGCGGCGCGATTTTTCGAAGGACAGTCAATGGTAAAAAGCTAAATTACCAATTACTGGAAACCGCGCAAGTTCCTCAGGATCACATGCATGAGTTCGAAGGAGTTTCTAAATTTCGCAGTTTTTCTACCAATAATCTTTGGATTCGTCTGGATGCGCTTAAGGAACGTTTAGTTTCCGGAAAATTCTACTTATCTTTGATCGTAAATCCAAAGAAGGTCGAAGGGCAGGAGGTACTACAATTGGAAACTGCAATGGGATCCGCTATTCAGAACTTTCCGAAAGCGAAAGGAATTATTATTCCGCGAGATCGATTCGCTCCGGTAAAAAAATGCGAAGACTACTTAGTCCGACGTTCCGACGCATATACTTTGAATTCTGATTTTTCCATAACGATGACCGAGGAGCGTAAAAGCGCCGGTTTAGGAGAAGTGATCGTTCAAATGGATGATAATTATTATAAGAAAATTAACGACTTTACTTCCAGAATGAAAGTTCTTCCGTCGTTAGTGCGCTGCACCTCGTTACGAGTCGAGGGAGATATCTTATTTGATGTTCCTTTAGAGATAGAAGGTGACGTAACCATCTCCAACCCGAACAAATTCCAGAAAAAAGTCTCCGAACTAGGCAAAAATCGAATCTCAGGAGAAACAATACGTTTCCGCTTTACATAA
- a CDS encoding esterase/lipase family protein, with protein sequence MKKTFASLRELYYYFVEIFSFLFSLATCYLPETRETPTERADILIIPGFFSGPVYYKKLTRKLEQAGFKPKVLKIPPIFLNTTNIIRSLDSQLKNLPDKYVFLTHNTGGLLCLLLPDTSRRKVSALITLGTPFRGTSLFRFLGPKELRWKSPLLEKMFNTFLFMDRFQPLSPWKEIFFLPKSSSEFGQGRDLWFDVVGNFNIVRVEENLRSITDYLQKNHPPKHSSEPGSKADKNPVVRTEKPLKAKKKAQATKAKKPIRKKKIQPVRKKRM encoded by the coding sequence ATGAAAAAAACCTTCGCAAGCTTACGCGAACTCTATTACTACTTCGTTGAAATTTTCTCCTTTCTTTTCTCTTTGGCGACTTGTTATCTTCCTGAGACTCGAGAAACTCCGACCGAGAGAGCGGATATTCTGATAATTCCCGGTTTTTTTTCGGGTCCGGTATATTACAAAAAACTTACAAGAAAATTGGAACAAGCCGGATTCAAACCCAAAGTTTTAAAAATACCCCCGATTTTTTTAAACACGACAAATATCATTCGATCCCTCGATTCTCAGCTCAAAAATCTACCGGACAAATACGTATTTCTAACACATAATACGGGAGGTCTTTTATGCCTTCTTTTGCCGGATACGTCTAGAAGGAAAGTTAGCGCCTTGATTACGTTAGGAACTCCGTTTCGAGGAACTTCATTATTTCGATTTTTAGGACCGAAAGAATTGCGTTGGAAATCCCCTTTATTGGAAAAGATGTTTAATACCTTCCTTTTTATGGATCGCTTCCAACCGCTTTCGCCATGGAAAGAAATCTTCTTTCTCCCCAAATCTTCATCAGAATTCGGACAAGGCAGAGATCTCTGGTTCGACGTCGTTGGAAATTTTAATATCGTTAGGGTCGAGGAAAACCTGCGTAGCATTACCGACTACCTGCAAAAGAATCATCCGCCAAAACATTCTTCGGAACCAGGTTCTAAAGCTGATAAAAATCCCGTCGTCAGAACCGAGAAGCCCTTAAAAGCTAAGAAGAAAGCTCAAGCGACCAAAGCAAAAAAACCGATCCGTAAGAAAAAGATACAACCCGTTCGTAAGAAGCGTATGTAG
- a CDS encoding CsgG/HfaB family protein, with amino-acid sequence MTFFRNLLLVGAIGILPINCASIGTKNKAPDLESAIKTIAADLKNQFVASAKSQGGKMPGRLGILNIVNGDGSKSQLGGILTDKLTKELFDPNVFVLLERDRLNRVVGEQTFQESGLVLSDQVISLGKLSGAEYLLLGQILFEDQDFLLNLRIVSLAGIILATTEVRFDSNDETFSKFRERIQ; translated from the coding sequence ATGACATTTTTTCGCAATTTGCTTCTGGTCGGTGCGATCGGGATTCTACCGATAAACTGCGCCTCTATCGGAACGAAAAATAAAGCTCCCGATTTGGAAAGCGCCATAAAGACTATCGCTGCGGATTTAAAGAATCAATTCGTGGCTTCCGCAAAATCTCAAGGCGGAAAAATGCCCGGCAGATTAGGAATTTTGAATATAGTCAACGGAGACGGTTCAAAATCACAGCTGGGGGGAATTCTGACCGACAAACTGACGAAAGAATTGTTCGATCCGAATGTTTTCGTTCTATTGGAGAGGGATCGGCTCAATCGTGTGGTGGGCGAACAGACTTTTCAGGAAAGCGGATTAGTTCTTTCCGATCAGGTAATTTCGCTCGGAAAGCTTTCCGGTGCGGAATATCTTCTCTTAGGGCAGATATTGTTCGAGGATCAGGATTTTTTATTGAATCTTCGTATCGTTTCCCTTGCCGGAATTATCCTCGCGACGACGGAAGTTCGTTTCGATTCCAATGACGAGACGTTTTCCAAATTTAGAGAACGTATTCAGTAA
- a CDS encoding 7TM diverse intracellular signaling domain-containing protein — protein MRGAWKNIGVLITIVGVAFLFFYPSQEILSKQTAKDLVVAEDMDGMSLLPYISIFKDTSGKMTFSDVREVSVNGLFKTLEQNSIGYTEAAIWIRLTVSNPVPIKTDWILDIDYPLLDYVDLYTGTTGNDPVNMSGDMRGFSSRQIEYRNFAYAFQELPSSRREIYFRVVSKSSVLLPLLAFTQSRFTEHVFSEQLALGFYYGTMLVMVVYNLFLFFSIRDRSYLYYVVYILSYILFQFTLNGLSFQYLWRNSTVWANFSLPFSLFLGLFTASLFGRSFLGAAKYTPKTARIYIFLFCLQILGMVSTLTLLDYRTSIVSSLVVMFLTLGFLIFNGVQCLLAGRREARYFLLAWSVFIFFSFIFGIKSFGLLPDNFLTLYGIQIGSVMEVSLLSLGLADRIKGLSDELSHRVLELDKMRINAEESEAKYRSLFEAEEDFLFSIDQNWTVVAANRSVAKHLGYKPQEVIGKNFMELVYKSGGIQDAYKKLYVLEKLEELSSEGKPVRFLAEFLQKYLREPKELQVQFQVLEYEGQREILGRAYEPDQDLMARFVDSEKLVFAANNYLQNAELLSQRLTSNLFRFTDPGTIVAIRNCLREMIINAIEHGNLNISFDEKTRAMEDGNYFRFVQERQKDPYYKGKKIKVEYSLSADRFGVRITDEGKGFNHARTLKNKMEQLNSEGLTHGRGLTLTLSTFDVVKFNSNGNQVTLVKYF, from the coding sequence ATGCGCGGCGCTTGGAAAAATATAGGAGTCCTTATTACGATCGTAGGCGTCGCATTTCTTTTCTTTTACCCGTCCCAGGAAATTTTATCCAAACAGACTGCCAAAGACTTAGTAGTCGCCGAAGACATGGACGGAATGTCCTTACTTCCGTATATTAGTATTTTCAAAGATACTTCGGGAAAAATGACCTTTTCGGATGTGCGCGAAGTGTCCGTAAACGGTCTGTTCAAAACTTTGGAGCAGAATAGTATCGGATATACCGAAGCCGCTATCTGGATTCGGCTCACAGTTTCGAATCCGGTTCCGATTAAGACGGATTGGATATTGGACATTGATTACCCTTTATTGGATTATGTGGACCTATATACCGGCACGACAGGGAACGACCCCGTGAATATGTCTGGCGATATGCGAGGTTTTAGTTCGAGGCAGATAGAATATCGTAATTTCGCCTACGCATTTCAAGAACTCCCTTCGAGTCGTCGCGAAATTTATTTCAGAGTCGTTTCCAAAAGTTCTGTTCTTCTTCCTCTATTGGCGTTTACGCAGAGCCGGTTTACCGAACACGTTTTTTCCGAACAACTTGCACTCGGTTTTTACTACGGCACTATGCTAGTGATGGTCGTTTACAACCTGTTCCTTTTCTTTTCCATTCGGGATCGAAGTTACTTATATTACGTCGTCTATATTTTAAGTTATATTCTCTTTCAGTTCACTCTAAACGGATTATCGTTTCAATACCTTTGGAGAAATTCAACGGTGTGGGCGAACTTTAGTCTTCCTTTTTCTCTCTTTTTGGGATTGTTTACGGCTTCTTTGTTCGGTCGCTCATTTTTAGGAGCGGCAAAATATACTCCAAAAACGGCTCGCATTTACATTTTTCTATTTTGCCTTCAGATACTTGGAATGGTCTCCACGTTGACGCTTCTCGATTACCGGACTTCGATCGTTTCCAGTCTTGTGGTCATGTTCTTAACGCTCGGTTTCCTGATTTTCAACGGAGTACAATGTCTTTTGGCCGGAAGGCGAGAGGCGCGTTATTTTCTGTTAGCTTGGTCGGTCTTTATTTTCTTTAGTTTCATCTTCGGAATAAAATCCTTCGGTCTTCTACCGGATAATTTTCTTACTTTGTACGGAATCCAAATCGGTTCGGTGATGGAAGTCAGTCTATTATCTTTAGGACTCGCGGATCGAATCAAGGGTCTTTCCGACGAGTTAAGTCATCGTGTTCTTGAATTGGATAAAATGAGGATCAACGCCGAGGAATCCGAAGCAAAATATCGGAGTCTATTTGAAGCGGAGGAGGACTTCCTTTTCTCCATCGATCAAAATTGGACGGTCGTCGCTGCGAACCGTTCGGTGGCAAAGCATCTCGGGTATAAGCCGCAGGAAGTTATCGGCAAAAATTTTATGGAGTTGGTGTACAAGTCCGGCGGAATTCAGGATGCGTACAAAAAGCTATACGTCTTGGAAAAATTGGAGGAGCTTTCTTCCGAAGGAAAGCCGGTCCGATTTCTGGCGGAGTTTCTCCAAAAATATCTTAGAGAGCCTAAAGAGCTACAAGTCCAGTTTCAAGTCTTGGAATACGAAGGCCAACGGGAAATATTAGGGAGAGCGTACGAGCCGGACCAAGATCTGATGGCTAGATTTGTCGATAGCGAAAAACTCGTTTTTGCCGCTAACAATTATCTTCAGAACGCAGAATTATTGAGCCAAAGGCTGACGTCGAATTTATTTCGATTTACGGATCCGGGAACCATCGTTGCGATCAGGAATTGCCTGCGAGAAATGATAATAAACGCGATCGAGCACGGAAACTTGAATATCAGTTTCGACGAGAAGACAAGGGCAATGGAAGATGGAAATTACTTTCGATTCGTTCAAGAGCGTCAAAAGGATCCCTATTATAAGGGAAAAAAAATCAAGGTCGAATATTCGCTTTCGGCGGATCGGTTCGGAGTAAGGATTACCGACGAAGGCAAAGGCTTTAATCACGCTCGAACATTAAAGAATAAGATGGAACAGTTGAACTCGGAAGGTTTGACTCACGGAAGAGGTTTGACGTTGACACTGTCTACGTTCGACGTTGTAAAGTTCAATAGCAACGGAAATCAAGTGACTCTCGTAAAATATTTTTAA
- a CDS encoding TraB/GumN family protein, whose product MESNSPLQTAESIEPIRTFDLDGSAITILGTAHISQKSIAEVSRIVSEKKPDVICVELCGSRMRSVKDPDHWKKLDIFKVFKERKMWLLLSSLILSSFQKKMGNGSIRPGDEMRRAIEEGERTGARIFPVDREISVTLKRAWWKVGFWDRMYLFSALVTSLFVKEEISPEKIEEMKSDDVLKDLFSQLPSRYESVKNVIIDERDSYLAQRIREAAKHGKKIFAVVGAGHLEGIMKNIQRDQSLEHLDVIPSKGSWDKIRPFLFPTIILTLVATLVMFGGKQAGQEFIVRWVLVKGTLAAIGALIALAHPVSILLAFVAAPIGNFNPIIKPGWVAALAESWLRKPLVEDFEKIGEDSERFKGYWQNNVIRIFLVFMLPQIGSSIGTFIVTAELFKRLSEIFTRIFSQIIGG is encoded by the coding sequence ATGGAATCAAATTCTCCCTTACAAACCGCCGAATCTATCGAACCGATTCGAACCTTTGACCTAGACGGATCCGCGATCACGATTTTGGGTACGGCGCATATCAGTCAAAAAAGCATAGCAGAAGTCTCTCGAATCGTTTCCGAAAAAAAACCGGACGTCATTTGTGTGGAACTTTGCGGCTCTCGAATGAGGTCCGTTAAGGATCCGGACCATTGGAAGAAATTGGATATCTTCAAGGTCTTCAAGGAAAGAAAGATGTGGCTACTTCTTTCCAGCTTAATTCTTTCTTCTTTCCAAAAGAAGATGGGCAACGGAAGCATTCGCCCAGGTGATGAGATGCGCCGAGCCATCGAGGAAGGAGAACGCACGGGAGCCAGAATCTTCCCCGTCGATCGGGAGATCTCCGTCACTTTAAAAAGGGCCTGGTGGAAAGTGGGTTTTTGGGATCGAATGTATCTCTTTTCGGCGCTGGTTACTTCCTTGTTCGTAAAGGAAGAAATTTCTCCCGAAAAGATCGAGGAAATGAAATCCGACGACGTACTAAAGGATTTATTTTCTCAACTACCGTCCCGTTATGAATCCGTAAAAAATGTCATCATAGATGAAAGAGATTCGTATCTTGCCCAACGGATTCGGGAAGCCGCAAAACACGGGAAGAAAATCTTCGCGGTCGTCGGAGCCGGCCACTTAGAAGGAATCATGAAGAATATACAGCGGGATCAATCGCTCGAGCATTTGGATGTCATTCCGAGCAAAGGCTCTTGGGATAAAATCCGTCCTTTCCTATTTCCGACGATCATTCTGACTCTGGTCGCGACATTAGTAATGTTCGGAGGAAAGCAAGCCGGACAGGAATTCATCGTTCGGTGGGTTCTTGTGAAAGGAACGTTAGCCGCAATCGGGGCTCTAATCGCTTTGGCTCATCCCGTTTCGATTCTACTTGCTTTCGTCGCCGCTCCGATAGGAAATTTTAATCCTATTATCAAACCCGGTTGGGTGGCTGCCCTTGCGGAGTCATGGTTGAGGAAACCTCTTGTCGAGGATTTTGAGAAAATAGGAGAAGATTCCGAACGTTTCAAAGGCTATTGGCAGAATAATGTGATTCGAATTTTCTTGGTTTTCATGCTCCCGCAAATCGGTAGCAGCATCGGAACTTTTATCGTCACTGCGGAGTTGTTCAAGAGGCTATCGGAAATATTCACCCGAATTTTCAGCCAAATCATCGGCGGATAA